In one window of Mesorhizobium sp. B2-1-1 DNA:
- a CDS encoding cobyrinate a,c-diamide synthase, with amino-acid sequence MSARAIIVGAPRSGSGKTSVTIGILRALTRRGLKVRGAKSGPDYIDPGFHTAATGLSGVNLDSWAMSPSLLNALAVNAADDADFVILESAMGLFDGIPAAPGRSGSAADLARLYGLPVLLVLDVSGQSTTAAAVAKGFATYDPEVRMAGVVLNRLGSERHRRLSGDAIEAIGLPVVGAILRDPTLNLPERHLGLVQAGEYDDLMAHLDRLADMAEKSLDLDAVMALATPLAPEPGSFDDALQPPGQRIALAEDTAFTFLYPHVAAYWRKAGAEIVPFSPLADEAPDDSCDVCWLPGGYPELHAGRLAAAANFRKGTARFAGTKPIHGECGGFMVLGEALEDASGETHKMLGLLGHSTSFARRKMNLGYREARLRADCPLGPRGALIRGHEFHYAQMTATGDDEPLADLADGQGNPIGASGYRRGQVSGTFFHAIARG; translated from the coding sequence GTGAGCGCCCGCGCGATCATCGTCGGCGCGCCGCGCTCCGGCTCGGGCAAGACCAGCGTCACCATCGGCATTTTACGCGCACTCACTCGGCGCGGCCTGAAAGTACGCGGCGCCAAGTCCGGCCCCGATTACATCGATCCCGGCTTCCACACCGCCGCCACCGGCCTGTCCGGCGTCAATCTCGACAGCTGGGCGATGTCGCCGTCGCTGCTCAACGCACTGGCCGTGAATGCCGCCGACGACGCCGATTTTGTCATCCTCGAAAGCGCCATGGGCCTGTTCGACGGCATTCCGGCCGCGCCGGGCCGCAGCGGTTCGGCGGCCGATCTGGCACGGCTCTACGGCCTGCCGGTGCTGCTGGTGCTGGACGTTTCCGGTCAGTCGACCACGGCGGCGGCCGTCGCCAAGGGGTTCGCTACCTATGATCCGGAGGTTCGCATGGCGGGCGTCGTGCTCAACCGGCTGGGCAGCGAGCGCCACCGCCGGCTGTCCGGCGACGCCATCGAGGCGATCGGCCTGCCGGTCGTCGGCGCCATCCTGCGCGATCCCACCTTGAACCTGCCCGAGCGCCATCTCGGCCTCGTCCAGGCCGGTGAATATGATGACCTGATGGCGCATCTCGACCGGTTGGCCGACATGGCGGAAAAGTCGCTCGACCTCGACGCCGTCATGGCGCTGGCAACACCTCTCGCCCCGGAGCCCGGCAGCTTCGACGATGCGCTGCAGCCGCCCGGCCAGCGCATCGCACTTGCCGAGGATACCGCCTTCACCTTCCTCTATCCGCACGTCGCGGCCTACTGGCGCAAGGCCGGCGCGGAGATCGTTCCGTTCTCGCCGCTCGCGGACGAGGCGCCTGACGACAGCTGCGACGTCTGCTGGCTGCCCGGCGGCTATCCCGAGCTTCACGCCGGCCGTCTCGCCGCCGCTGCGAATTTTCGGAAAGGAACGGCAAGGTTCGCCGGGACGAAGCCCATCCATGGTGAGTGCGGTGGCTTCATGGTGCTTGGCGAAGCCCTGGAAGATGCGTCTGGCGAAACGCACAAAATGCTCGGCCTGCTCGGCCATTCAACCAGCTTCGCCAGGCGCAAGATGAACCTCGGCTATCGCGAAGCGCGGCTGCGCGCCGACTGTCCGCTCGGCCCGCGGGGCGCGTTGATCCGCGGGCACGAATTCCATTATGCGCAGATGACGGCTACCGGCGATGACGAGCCCCTGGCCGACCTCGCTGACGGGCAAGGCAATCCGATCGGCGCCTCGGGCTACCGGCGCGGCCAGGTCAGCGGCACCTTCTTCCATGCCATCGCAAGGGGCTGA
- the cobA gene encoding uroporphyrinogen-III C-methyltransferase gives MSDSTKNKGENAALQQALARLNFKPRTLEPGHVWLAGAGPGDPGCLTLEVLAALSEADALVYDALVSPDVVAVAENAELFFAGKRGGKPSMKQDDITALLVRLARQGRRVVRLKGGDPYIFGRGGEEALALARENIPFRVMPGLTSGLSALAATGIPATMRGINKAVILATGHAAGTDDDLDWAAIARTGQPVVVYMGMANLPVISAALLDGGLAPSTPAAVIVAATTPQERIVVATLATIAEEAAAAGLSAPALIVVGGIVAMRAALAGAS, from the coding sequence GTGAGCGACAGCACCAAGAATAAGGGCGAGAACGCCGCGCTCCAACAGGCGCTTGCCCGGCTGAACTTCAAGCCGCGGACGCTTGAGCCCGGCCATGTCTGGCTCGCCGGCGCCGGCCCCGGCGATCCCGGCTGCCTGACGCTGGAAGTGCTGGCGGCGCTGAGTGAGGCGGATGCGCTGGTCTACGATGCGCTGGTCTCCCCGGACGTCGTCGCGGTTGCCGAAAACGCCGAGCTTTTCTTTGCCGGCAAGCGCGGCGGAAAACCCTCGATGAAACAGGACGACATAACCGCCCTGCTGGTCCGGCTGGCGCGCCAGGGCCGCCGCGTTGTCAGGCTGAAGGGCGGCGACCCCTATATTTTCGGCCGTGGCGGCGAAGAGGCGCTGGCGCTGGCGCGGGAAAACATCCCGTTCCGCGTCATGCCCGGCCTCACCTCGGGCCTCAGCGCGCTGGCCGCCACCGGCATCCCCGCGACCATGCGCGGCATCAACAAGGCGGTAATCCTGGCGACCGGCCATGCCGCCGGCACCGATGACGATCTCGACTGGGCCGCGATCGCGCGCACCGGCCAGCCTGTCGTGGTCTACATGGGCATGGCCAATCTGCCCGTAATATCGGCCGCATTGCTCGACGGGGGGCTGGCGCCATCGACGCCGGCGGCGGTGATCGTCGCCGCGACGACGCCGCAGGAACGCATCGTCGTCGCCACGCTGGCCACCATCGCCGAGGAAGCCGCCGCCGCCGGCCTGTCCGCACCGGCGCTGATCGTCGTCGGCGGCATCGTCGCCATGCGCGCGGCGCTGGCGGGTGCATCGTGA
- the cobM gene encoding precorrin-4 C(11)-methyltransferase: MTVHFIGAGPGAADLITLRGARLLASCPVCLHAGSIVAPELLQHCTPGTKLIDTAPMSLDEIEAEYLAAHKAGHDVARLHSGDLSVWSAVAEQIRRLERHGIPYTLTPGVPSFAAAAAVLRRELTIPEVAQSLVLTRVSGRASKMPPGETLASFGRTGATLAIHLAIHAVDRIVAELTPLYGRDCPVAVVFRASWPDERVLTGTLETIEAQLAADPMERTAIIFVGRSLAAEGFGESSLYDAHYQRRFRGRDGL, translated from the coding sequence ATGACCGTCCATTTCATCGGCGCCGGTCCGGGCGCCGCCGACCTCATTACCCTGCGCGGCGCGCGGCTGCTGGCAAGCTGCCCGGTCTGCCTCCATGCCGGCTCGATCGTGGCGCCCGAATTGCTGCAGCATTGCACCCCGGGAACGAAGCTGATCGACACCGCGCCGATGTCGCTCGACGAGATCGAGGCCGAATATCTGGCCGCCCACAAGGCCGGCCATGATGTCGCGCGGCTGCATTCCGGTGACCTGTCGGTATGGAGCGCGGTTGCCGAACAGATCCGCCGGCTGGAAAGGCACGGCATTCCCTACACGCTGACGCCGGGCGTTCCCTCTTTCGCTGCCGCGGCGGCTGTTCTGCGGCGCGAGCTGACCATTCCCGAAGTCGCCCAGAGCCTGGTGCTGACCCGCGTCTCCGGCCGCGCTTCAAAAATGCCGCCTGGCGAAACGCTGGCCAGCTTCGGCCGCACCGGCGCCACGCTTGCCATTCATCTTGCCATCCACGCCGTCGATCGCATCGTCGCCGAGCTGACGCCGCTCTATGGCCGCGATTGCCCGGTGGCGGTCGTCTTCCGTGCCTCCTGGCCGGACGAGCGCGTGCTGACCGGCACGCTGGAAACCATCGAGGCGCAACTGGCCGCCGACCCGATGGAGCGTACGGCCATCATTTTCGTCGGCCGCTCTCTGGCAGCGGAAGGCTTTGGCGAGAGTTCATTGTACGACGCCCACTACCAAAGGCGTTTTCGCGGACGGGACGGATTGTGA
- the cobT gene encoding nicotinate-nucleotide--dimethylbenzimidazole phosphoribosyltransferase: MPFKSLDELRAACLDLPGGDDAAASAVARRQDTLTKPQGSLGRLESIAAWLARWQGRDMPRLERVKVFVFAGNHGVTAQGVSAYPSEVTVQMVANFAGGGAAINQLARIAGAELDVIPLDLDHPTGDFTQTPAMDDKTFLAAVSAGYDAVTDDLDLVCFGEMGIGNTTPAAAISAALFGGGAEKWTGRGTGVDDAGLKRKVVAIESGLKRHAAILADPLGVAAALGGRELAAIFGATLAARHMGIPVLLDGFVCTAAAAPLAKLHSTGLAHTIAAHVSAESGHRGLLEALNLLPLLDLGMRLGEGSGACLAVNIVRSALECHARMASFAEAGVSEK; encoded by the coding sequence ATGCCTTTCAAATCCCTAGATGAATTGCGCGCTGCTTGCCTAGACCTGCCTGGTGGCGATGACGCCGCCGCGAGCGCGGTCGCTCGCCGCCAGGACACGTTGACCAAGCCGCAGGGCAGCCTCGGCCGGCTTGAGTCCATCGCCGCGTGGCTGGCGCGCTGGCAGGGCCGCGACATGCCTAGGCTCGAGCGGGTGAAAGTTTTCGTCTTCGCCGGCAACCACGGCGTTACCGCGCAAGGCGTGTCGGCTTATCCTTCGGAAGTCACGGTGCAGATGGTGGCGAATTTCGCCGGCGGCGGTGCGGCCATCAACCAGCTCGCCCGCATCGCGGGCGCCGAACTCGATGTCATTCCGCTCGATCTTGACCATCCGACCGGCGATTTCACGCAAACGCCGGCGATGGACGACAAGACGTTTCTTGCCGCGGTCTCGGCCGGCTACGATGCGGTGACTGATGATCTCGATCTCGTCTGCTTCGGCGAGATGGGCATCGGCAACACCACGCCGGCCGCCGCGATCTCGGCGGCGCTGTTCGGCGGCGGTGCGGAAAAATGGACCGGACGCGGCACCGGCGTCGACGATGCCGGCCTCAAGCGCAAGGTGGTTGCCATCGAATCGGGCTTGAAGCGCCACGCCGCCATTCTTGCCGACCCCCTGGGGGTTGCCGCGGCGCTCGGCGGCCGCGAACTCGCCGCCATCTTCGGCGCCACGCTTGCCGCCCGTCACATGGGCATACCGGTGCTGCTTGACGGCTTCGTCTGCACCGCAGCCGCAGCACCTTTGGCAAAGCTGCACTCCACAGGCCTTGCTCATACGATCGCCGCCCACGTCTCTGCCGAGTCAGGTCATCGCGGCCTGCTGGAAGCGCTCAATCTGCTGCCGCTGCTCGACCTCGGCATGCGGCTCGGCGAAGGCTCCGGCGCTTGCCTCGCCGTCAACATCGTCCGCTCGGCGCTGGAGTGCCATGCGAGGATGGCGAGCTTTGCCGAGGCCGGCGTGTCGGAGAAATGA
- a CDS encoding PhzF family phenazine biosynthesis protein produces MRRDYLLYDVFTTDRLAGNPLAVVLDSGGLDTAAMQAIAREFNLSESVFVLPPDNPKHRARIRIFTPDYEMPFAGHPTVGSAIALAELADIALAEMADNDGAASIFVLEENIGPVRCAVSKHDGATFAEFDLAKLPEPLKLEADPVAIGAALGLAPHEIGFENHRVAFWSAGVPYVTIPVANLEAAGRIRLDNQAWSELAPRKSEWAFASPYVYCRETVNHESAFHVRMIVPGTPSYEDPATGSAAAAFAGAVMHFDAPTDGVSQLWIEQGLEMGRPSRIRLELSVQGGKLVSARIGGNAVKVAEGKLFV; encoded by the coding sequence ATGAGACGCGATTACTTGCTTTACGATGTGTTTACGACCGATCGGCTGGCCGGCAACCCGCTGGCGGTGGTGTTGGACAGCGGCGGACTGGACACGGCTGCGATGCAGGCCATCGCGCGAGAGTTCAACCTGTCGGAATCGGTGTTCGTGCTGCCGCCGGACAATCCCAAGCACCGCGCCCGTATCCGCATCTTCACGCCCGACTATGAAATGCCTTTCGCCGGCCACCCGACCGTGGGCTCGGCGATCGCGCTGGCCGAACTGGCCGATATCGCGCTCGCTGAAATGGCCGACAATGACGGCGCTGCGAGCATTTTCGTGCTGGAGGAAAACATCGGCCCGGTGCGCTGTGCCGTCAGCAAGCACGATGGCGCCACCTTCGCCGAATTCGACCTGGCGAAGCTGCCGGAGCCGCTGAAGCTCGAAGCCGACCCGGTGGCGATCGGCGCCGCCCTTGGCCTGGCGCCGCACGAGATCGGTTTCGAGAATCACCGCGTCGCGTTCTGGTCGGCGGGCGTGCCCTACGTGACCATACCGGTGGCCAATCTGGAGGCGGCCGGCCGGATCCGGCTCGACAATCAGGCGTGGTCGGAACTGGCGCCGCGCAAGAGCGAATGGGCCTTTGCCAGTCCCTATGTCTATTGCCGAGAGACGGTGAACCACGAGAGCGCCTTCCATGTGCGCATGATCGTGCCCGGCACGCCTTCCTACGAGGACCCGGCGACGGGCTCGGCGGCGGCGGCTTTCGCCGGCGCCGTTATGCATTTCGACGCTCCGACGGATGGCGTTTCGCAGCTGTGGATCGAACAGGGGCTGGAGATGGGGCGGCCCTCGCGTATCCGCCTGGAACTAAGTGTACAGGGCGGAAAACTGGTCTCGGCGCGCATCGGTGGCAACGCGGTCAAGGTGGCGGAAGGCAAGCTGTTCGTCTGA
- a CDS encoding efflux RND transporter periplasmic adaptor subunit — MDQIVNLPKTESDSAIETALGLDQTGRRKNRRRGWLYALLALIVLVAAFAGYQWYAGSPVKIDYTTAPAAKADLTVEVSATGILQPLTQVDISSQLSGIIRSVSVNENQQVKKGDVLAALDTAKLQVQIERAEASAKAAAANVADATVTLAENESALVRAAALTKRGMATDQSLEAATATRDRSKAALDSAEANLAIANADLKSQQTDLANSTIYAPIDGIVLTRSVDPGQTVASSLQAPVLFIIAADLRNMELVAAVDEADIGAVKPGQHARFTVDAFPERPFDAEIRDISYASVTTDGVVTYNARLEVDNNELLLRPGMTATVSVVTRQAKDVLTVPSSAFRYRPAQQAARGWSLSDLFTGRMGRPGGNRQRQAAAPPTDGSRMLYVLEKGRPHPVNVRIGSTDGELTEITSGLSEGAQVITASQQRS; from the coding sequence GTGGACCAGATTGTCAATCTGCCAAAGACGGAATCGGATTCCGCCATCGAGACCGCGCTCGGGCTCGACCAGACGGGGCGGCGCAAGAATCGCCGCCGCGGCTGGCTCTATGCGCTGCTGGCGCTGATCGTCCTTGTCGCGGCTTTTGCCGGCTACCAGTGGTATGCCGGCTCGCCGGTCAAGATCGACTATACGACGGCGCCCGCCGCCAAGGCCGACCTCACTGTCGAGGTTTCGGCGACCGGCATCTTGCAGCCCCTCACCCAGGTCGACATTTCCAGCCAGCTCTCGGGCATCATTCGTTCAGTCTCGGTCAACGAGAACCAGCAGGTCAAGAAGGGCGATGTGCTGGCCGCGCTCGACACCGCCAAGCTGCAGGTGCAGATCGAACGCGCCGAGGCATCCGCCAAGGCGGCCGCCGCCAATGTCGCGGACGCCACCGTGACGCTGGCCGAGAATGAGAGCGCGCTCGTGCGCGCCGCCGCCCTCACCAAGCGCGGCATGGCCACCGACCAGTCGCTCGAAGCGGCGACCGCGACCCGCGACCGTTCGAAGGCAGCGCTCGATAGCGCCGAGGCCAATCTCGCCATCGCCAACGCCGACCTGAAATCGCAGCAGACCGACCTTGCCAACAGCACCATCTATGCGCCGATCGACGGCATCGTGCTGACGCGCTCTGTCGACCCCGGCCAGACGGTCGCCTCCTCCTTGCAGGCGCCGGTGCTGTTCATCATCGCCGCCGATCTCAGGAACATGGAACTGGTGGCGGCGGTCGACGAAGCCGATATTGGCGCGGTGAAGCCGGGCCAGCATGCCCGCTTCACCGTGGATGCCTTCCCGGAGCGGCCGTTCGACGCCGAGATCCGCGACATCTCCTACGCCTCGGTCACCACCGACGGCGTCGTCACCTACAATGCGCGGCTCGAGGTCGACAACAACGAGCTGTTGCTGCGCCCCGGCATGACGGCCACTGTTTCGGTCGTCACCCGGCAGGCCAAGGACGTGCTGACCGTCCCCTCCTCCGCCTTCCGCTATCGTCCTGCGCAGCAGGCCGCCCGCGGCTGGAGCCTGAGCGACCTGTTCACCGGCCGCATGGGACGTCCCGGCGGCAATCGCCAGCGCCAGGCGGCAGCGCCGCCGACCGACGGCTCACGCATGCTCTACGTGCTGGAGAAAGGCCGTCCGCATCCGGTCAACGTCAGGATCGGCTCGACCGACGGCGAGCTGACCGAGATCACCTCGGGCCTGTCAGAGGGGGCGCAGGTCATCACGGCCTCGCAGCAGCGGAGCTGA
- a CDS encoding ABC transporter permease produces the protein MLWETVRLSLRSIRRNMLRSFLTLLGIVIGVAAVIAMLTIGAGTTAKVKDDIAKLGSNLLVVRSGRPAGPGGPGGLDQVVRPLTEKDLAALIAHLTGARAISPASQKQVRVIFGTESLTSGVTGTDSAYLDARDWKLVSGRSFSESETRSGTGVCLIGETVRQQFFGAGDPEGEIIRVNRTSCKIIGLLEPKGYTGFGQDQDNVVLMPLHAYQRRIAGNRNIDNIYVAADDRTPTSELQPRVEDILRDARRLTPDRESDFAIRDMTQIADAMASATTTMTGMLGAVAGVSLLVGGIGIMNIMLVSVTERTREIGIRLAIGAHEKHILIQFLVEATVLSLLGGIIGILIGLSLAGLASATLAIPFAPSPAVILLAVGFSALIGMVFGFFPALRGARLDPIDALRHE, from the coding sequence ATGCTCTGGGAAACCGTCCGCCTCTCCTTGCGCTCGATCCGCCGCAACATGCTGCGCTCGTTCCTGACCTTGCTCGGCATCGTCATCGGCGTCGCCGCGGTCATCGCCATGCTCACCATTGGCGCCGGCACCACCGCCAAGGTCAAGGACGACATCGCCAAGCTCGGCAGCAATCTTCTGGTTGTGCGCTCCGGCCGCCCGGCCGGTCCCGGCGGCCCGGGCGGGCTCGACCAGGTCGTCCGTCCGCTCACCGAAAAGGATCTTGCCGCGCTCATTGCCCATCTGACAGGCGCACGCGCCATTTCGCCGGCCTCGCAGAAGCAGGTCCGCGTCATCTTCGGTACCGAGAGCCTGACCTCCGGCGTCACCGGCACCGACAGTGCCTATCTCGATGCTCGCGACTGGAAACTGGTCTCAGGCCGTTCGTTCAGTGAGTCCGAGACCCGCTCGGGCACCGGCGTATGCCTGATCGGTGAGACGGTGCGCCAGCAGTTCTTCGGTGCCGGCGACCCGGAGGGCGAAATCATCCGCGTCAACCGCACCTCCTGCAAGATCATCGGTCTGCTCGAGCCGAAGGGCTATACCGGCTTCGGCCAGGACCAGGACAATGTCGTGTTGATGCCGCTGCATGCCTATCAGCGGCGCATTGCGGGCAACCGCAACATCGACAACATCTACGTCGCCGCCGACGACCGCACCCCGACCAGCGAGCTGCAGCCGCGCGTCGAGGATATTCTGCGCGACGCCAGACGCCTCACGCCCGACCGCGAAAGCGATTTCGCGATCCGCGACATGACCCAGATCGCCGATGCCATGGCCAGCGCCACCACCACCATGACCGGCATGCTGGGCGCGGTCGCCGGCGTCAGCCTGCTGGTCGGCGGCATCGGCATCATGAACATCATGCTGGTGTCGGTCACCGAGCGCACCCGCGAGATCGGCATCAGGCTCGCCATCGGCGCGCATGAAAAGCACATCCTCATCCAGTTCCTGGTCGAGGCGACGGTGCTGTCGCTGCTCGGCGGCATCATCGGCATCCTGATCGGGCTCTCGCTGGCCGGTCTCGCCTCGGCGACGCTGGCCATTCCCTTTGCGCCGAGCCCGGCAGTCATCCTGCTCGCCGTCGGCTTTTCCGCGCTGATCGGCATGGTCTTCGGCTTCTTCCCGGCGCTGCGCGGCGCCAGGCTCGACCCGATCGACGCGCTGCGGCATGAATAA
- a CDS encoding endonuclease/exonuclease/phosphatase family protein has translation MSLRLATFNVENLMNRFDFSGYRNQLNEDRTLALFDIQSEAEYKMLEQARAIAQSDDMRQLTALAIAATRADIICMQEVDNIEALKAFEYGYLFKMVGQGYRQKYTAAGNDSRGIDVAVMMRSETAQGQPIEFVRMTSHAYVTYEQFGLHTPELAALGNQPNERIFRRDCLEVDITVGGSPLTLYLVHFKSMGSPRNGLDGREATMPVRIAEAQAVRRIIEERFGADHAADKRWAICGDMNDYRQRVKIAGDEFDGYRFEVVDENLSCINVLTAGGFCENVVERRPEMNRWTFYHTRGPQERHLCQLDYILLSKGLAAKNATAVPDIIRNGQPWRTIFPAGQEVERFPRAGWDRPKASDHCPVAITLDMA, from the coding sequence ATGTCGCTGCGTCTTGCAACCTTCAATGTCGAGAACCTGATGAACAGGTTCGATTTCTCCGGATACCGCAACCAGCTCAACGAGGACCGGACGCTGGCTCTCTTCGATATCCAGAGCGAGGCCGAGTACAAGATGCTGGAGCAGGCCCGCGCCATCGCGCAGTCGGACGACATGCGGCAGCTGACGGCGCTGGCCATAGCGGCCACGCGCGCGGATATCATCTGCATGCAGGAGGTCGACAATATCGAAGCCCTCAAGGCGTTCGAATATGGCTATCTTTTCAAGATGGTGGGGCAGGGCTACCGCCAGAAGTACACCGCTGCCGGCAATGATTCGCGCGGCATCGACGTCGCCGTGATGATGCGCAGCGAGACCGCGCAGGGCCAGCCCATCGAATTCGTGCGCATGACCAGCCACGCCTATGTGACCTATGAACAGTTCGGGCTGCACACGCCGGAGCTGGCGGCGCTCGGCAACCAGCCCAATGAACGTATCTTCCGGCGCGACTGCCTGGAAGTGGACATTACCGTTGGCGGTTCGCCGCTGACACTCTATCTCGTGCACTTCAAGTCGATGGGCTCGCCCCGCAACGGGCTCGACGGGCGTGAAGCGACGATGCCGGTCCGCATCGCGGAGGCGCAGGCGGTGCGCCGGATCATCGAGGAGCGCTTCGGGGCGGATCATGCAGCCGACAAGCGCTGGGCGATCTGCGGCGACATGAACGATTACCGCCAGCGCGTGAAGATCGCCGGCGACGAATTCGACGGCTATCGTTTCGAGGTGGTCGACGAGAACCTGTCCTGCATCAACGTGCTGACGGCCGGCGGTTTTTGCGAAAACGTGGTCGAGAGGCGGCCGGAAATGAACCGCTGGACCTTCTACCACACGCGTGGGCCGCAAGAGCGGCATTTGTGCCAGCTCGATTATATCCTGCTGTCCAAGGGATTGGCGGCTAAGAACGCCACCGCCGTCCCGGACATCATCCGCAACGGCCAGCCCTGGCGCACGATCTTTCCTGCCGGCCAGGAAGTGGAGCGCTTTCCGCGCGCCGGCTGGGACCGGCCCAAGGCATCGGACCATTGTCCGGTGGCGATCACGCTGGACATGGCCTGA
- the cobS gene encoding adenosylcobinamide-GDP ribazoletransferase, with translation MKFPKVTLSPRQIPSDVALCLVFFTRLPLPVIDFRDRSLAAAIWAAPVAGLVVGLIGAIVFATAERFGLAIGSAAALALVATAVTTGCLHEDGLSDVADGFGGGNTRGRKLEIMRDSRIGAYGAMALALSLLIRWSALSEFVDPTQALFALLAAHAASRGVFGAFMHLLPPARDDGLSAGAGTVSREIAIAGAVLGAIPLLLLGIGGAIAALILLGLLFAAFHALCLNQIGGQTGDTIGAMQQVSEIAVLLVASVALS, from the coding sequence ATGAAGTTCCCGAAGGTCACCCTTTCGCCCCGGCAAATCCCCAGCGATGTTGCCCTCTGCCTGGTCTTCTTCACCAGGCTGCCCTTGCCCGTCATCGACTTTCGCGACCGCAGCCTTGCCGCCGCGATCTGGGCCGCCCCGGTCGCCGGCCTCGTCGTCGGCCTGATCGGCGCCATCGTCTTTGCCACGGCGGAACGGTTTGGCCTTGCCATCGGGTCGGCGGCAGCCCTTGCCCTGGTTGCAACCGCGGTCACCACCGGCTGCCTGCACGAGGACGGGCTGTCCGATGTCGCCGACGGTTTTGGCGGCGGCAACACGCGCGGTCGCAAACTGGAGATTATGCGCGACAGCCGAATCGGCGCCTATGGCGCCATGGCGCTGGCGCTGTCGCTGCTCATCCGCTGGAGCGCCCTGTCGGAATTCGTCGATCCCACACAGGCCCTCTTCGCCCTCTTGGCCGCCCATGCCGCCTCGCGCGGTGTATTCGGCGCCTTCATGCATCTCTTGCCGCCGGCGCGCGACGATGGCCTCTCGGCCGGCGCCGGCACCGTCTCGCGGGAAATCGCCATAGCCGGCGCCGTGCTCGGCGCCATCCCGCTCCTCCTGCTTGGAATCGGCGGCGCCATCGCCGCGCTTATCCTGCTCGGCCTGCTCTTTGCCGCCTTCCACGCGCTTTGCCTCAACCAGATCGGCGGCCAGACCGGCGACACGATCGGCGCTATGCAACAGGTGAGCGAAATCGCGGTGCTGCTCGTCGCTTCCGTAGCCCTTTCCTGA
- a CDS encoding BA14K family protein, translated as MNALFSSTVKSGLIALGIFSGITAPSAAGPILQPELSIPASTAAPTVTPVRDSWAGGNNRSFNNDWRWRRSGGWNHGNWNRGDWGGRHWSGRHWNGGDDWRWRRHHYRGRYYDDSAGAAILGLGLGLGLGSMYNNYNYYDAPPRRYYRAGRLSSAHVRWCYNRYRSYRAYDNTFQPYNGPRQQCYSPYR; from the coding sequence ATGAACGCGCTCTTTTCTTCCACAGTCAAATCCGGGCTGATAGCGCTCGGTATCTTCTCCGGCATCACGGCACCATCCGCTGCCGGACCAATCCTTCAGCCGGAGCTGTCGATCCCAGCCAGCACCGCGGCGCCGACGGTCACGCCTGTGCGTGACAGCTGGGCCGGCGGCAACAACCGGAGCTTCAACAACGACTGGAGATGGCGCCGGTCGGGCGGGTGGAACCACGGCAATTGGAACCGCGGCGATTGGGGCGGCCGTCACTGGAGCGGTCGTCACTGGAACGGCGGCGATGATTGGCGTTGGCGCCGCCACCATTATCGCGGCCGCTACTATGATGACAGCGCCGGCGCCGCGATCCTGGGGCTTGGCTTGGGGCTCGGCCTCGGCAGCATGTACAACAACTACAATTACTACGATGCACCGCCGCGCCGCTACTATCGCGCCGGCCGGCTGTCGAGCGCCCATGTCCGGTGGTGCTACAACAGATACCGCTCGTATCGCGCTTACGACAACACCTTCCAGCCCTATAACGGCCCACGCCAGCAGTGCTACTCGCCCTATCGCTGA
- a CDS encoding ABC transporter ATP-binding protein yields MAMGAPLITFDKVWKSYGHGEAKVHALAGVDLAIRRGEFVAIMGPSGSGKSTAMNIIGCLDTPTAGTYSFMGVDAGRLDRNRRAMLRNLYVGFVFQGYNLLARTTAAENVELPLIYRGVASRERRDLAMQALAQVGLVGREHHTPAELSGGQQQRVAIARAIVTRPTLLVADEPTGNLDTARTHEIMELLTQLNKELGLTITMVTHEADVAEYAERTVRFLDGHVASDTMTVEVA; encoded by the coding sequence GTGGCGATGGGCGCCCCCCTCATCACCTTCGACAAGGTCTGGAAGAGCTACGGCCATGGCGAAGCCAAGGTGCACGCGCTGGCCGGCGTCGACCTGGCGATCCGGCGCGGCGAATTCGTCGCCATCATGGGCCCGTCCGGCTCCGGCAAATCGACGGCGATGAACATCATCGGCTGCCTCGACACGCCGACCGCCGGCACCTATTCCTTCATGGGCGTCGATGCCGGCCGGCTCGACCGCAACCGCCGCGCCATGCTGCGCAACCTCTATGTCGGCTTCGTCTTCCAGGGCTATAATCTGCTGGCGCGCACCACGGCGGCGGAAAATGTCGAACTGCCGCTGATCTATCGCGGCGTGGCCAGCCGCGAGCGCCGCGATCTTGCCATGCAGGCGCTGGCGCAAGTCGGCCTTGTCGGTCGCGAGCATCACACTCCGGCCGAGCTTTCCGGCGGCCAGCAACAGCGCGTGGCGATCGCGCGCGCCATTGTCACGAGGCCGACGCTGCTCGTCGCCGACGAACCGACCGGCAATCTCGACACTGCCCGCACGCACGAGATCATGGAGTTGCTGACGCAACTGAACAAGGAGCTTGGCCTGACCATCACCATGGTCACCCACGAGGCCGACGTCGCCGAATATGCCGAGCGCACGGTGCGCTTCCTCGACGGCCATGTCGCCTCCGACACCATGACCGTCGAGGTGGCCTGA